From a region of the Desmodus rotundus isolate HL8 chromosome 7, HLdesRot8A.1, whole genome shotgun sequence genome:
- the HAUS4 gene encoding HAUS augmin-like complex subunit 4: MASGDFCSPGEGMEILQQVCSKQLPPCNLSEEDLLQNPHFSKLLLSLSQHVDESGLSLSLAKEHAQAWKEVQLYKTTWLRSEILHRVIQELLVDYYVKIQDANLTSEDKKFHETLEQRLLVTELAQLLGPSQERETPPLLGLEKADLLELMPPSEDFVWMRARLPLEVEEQLKKKCFTLLCYHDPNSDSDSETLKAAKVWKLAEVLVSEKQQCQDAKNQQKEQMVLLEKKSAAYSQVLLRCLALLQRLLQEHRLKTQSELDRINTQYLEIKCSAMILKLRMEELKILSDTYTAEKVEVHHLIRDRLEAAIRLQEQDMEKSRQVLNTYEVLGEEFDRLVKEYTQLKQATENKRWALQEFNNAYC; the protein is encoded by the exons ATGGCATCTGGGGATTTCTGCTCACCTGGAGAGGGGATGGAAATCCTCCAACAAG TATGCAGCAAACAGCTTCCTCCTTGTAACCTGAGTGAAGAGGACTTGTTACAGAACCCACACTTCAGCAAACTGCTGTTGAGTCTCTCACAACATGTGGACGAGAGCGGCTTAAGTCTCTCCCTGGCAAAGGAGCATGCTCAG gCATGGAAGGAAGTTCAACTGTATAAGACAACATGGCTGAGGTCTGAGATTTTACATAGAGTAATTCAAGAGCTGCTTGTGGACTACTATgtgaagatacaagatgcaaatTTAACTTCTGAGGACAAAAAG tTTCATGAGACCCTTGAACAGCGGCTACTTGTGACTGAACTAGCACAGCTCTTAGGTCCTAGCCAGGAGAGGGAGACTCCTCCACTGTTAGGACTGGAGAAAGCAGACCTCCTGGAACTCATGCCACCCTCAGAG GATTTTGTGTGGATGAGAGCCCGGCTCCCACTTGAAGTGGAGGAGCAGCTCAAGAAGAAATGTTTCACTCTGCTTTGCTACCATGATCCCAATTCAG ATTCAGACAGTGAAACCCTGAAGGCAGCAAAGGTATGGAAACTGGCAGAGGTCCTGGTGAGTGAGAAGCAGCAGTGCCAGGATGCCAAGAATCAGCAGAAGGAGCAGATGGTACTGCTGGAGAAGAAGAGTGCCGCCTACTCCCAG GTGCTTCTCCGCTGCCTCGCCTTACTGCAGAGACTTCTTCAGGAGCACCGTCTAAAGACTCAGTCTGAGCTAGACCGCATCAATACCCAGTACCTGGAGATTAAGTGCAGTGCCATGATCCTTAAGCTGAG GATGGAGGAGCTAAAGATTCTGTCTGACACTTACACTGCTGAGAAAGTAGAAGTTCATCATCTCATTAG GGACCGTTTGGAGGCGGCCATTCGTCTACAAGAACAGGACATGGAGAAGTCCCGACAGGTCCTAAACACCTATGAGGTTCTTGGGGAGGAGTTTGACAGGCTGGTGAAAGAGTACACCCAACTCAAGCAGGCAACTGAGAACAAGCGCTGGGCACTCCAGGAGTTCAACAATGCCTACTGTTGA